In one window of Oryzias melastigma strain HK-1 linkage group LG5, ASM292280v2, whole genome shotgun sequence DNA:
- the LOC112144552 gene encoding uncharacterized protein LOC112144552, whose amino-acid sequence MKILCIAVAVLSLVSVCQPASLACNNLLTPTDKNPQLLGRWHMIAFASESCLATTLFNSLIWPSLAMDITSKDKPNTYDYNIKVKMYGYCFNETEAFFYENSKMMDLDSNNSPTGDPDVFLQTSCPDCIVVKSNDYIGTLLLLSKRKSVSDAELKEFETQTQCLGWSAMKKLNTEFDFDNCKILNDDISDEEAEALGNNILSTMSERMSGMYIDIYNCFRDKVWSYFY is encoded by the exons ATGAAGATTTTATGTATTGCTGTTGCTGTACTGAGTCTTGTCTCAGTATGCCAGCCTGCATCGCTGGCATGTAACAACCTGCTGACACCCACAGACAAAAATCCACAA ctGCTGGGGAGATGGCACATGATTGCTTTTGCCTCAGAATCCTGTTTGGCTACCACCTTATTCAACAGTTTAATTTGGCCAAGCCTTGCAATGGATATTACTTCTAAGGACAAACCAAACACCTATGATtataacataaaagtaaaaat GTATGGATACTGCTTCAATGAAACTGAGGCCTTTTTCtatgaaaacagcaaaatgaTGGACCTTGACAGCAACA ATTCCCCAACTGGTGatccagatgtttttttgcaaacaagttGTCCTGACTGCATTGTTGTAAAGTCCAACGATTATATTGGCACTCTCCTGCTTTTAA GCAAGAGAAAGAGCGTCTCTGATGCTGAACTGAAGGAGTTTGAGACTCAAACACAGTGTCTTGGCTGGTCTGCAATGAAGAAGTTGAACACAGAATTTG ATTTTGACAACTGCAAGATCCTCAATGATGATATATCTGACGAAGAAGCCGAAGCTCTTGGAAATAACATCTTATCAACCATGTCTGAAAGGATGTCAGGCATGTATATTGATATATATAATTGTTTTAGAGACAAGGTCTGGTCTTACTTCTACTGA